TATATTACAGAATACTAGAAACAATACAACATAAAAGCCCAAAAAATTTCCATTGGTGGTAATGATACATGGAATCAAATATGAGTTATAATgtaccattcattttttttttttttttacatttggcattttttttttcaccgtTAGAGTGTGATATTAACTACctcatggaaacatttttatagacagacatataaaatatatgtgataGGAACAATTATAATTTCATCGGCAGTTTCAAATATTACATTATTAACTTGCTAATAATTAAATTACTAATATAAATTGTATACTATTGGAAAGTCTCACATGCTAATTGTGTTGAATCCAAAGGTATTTATAAAACAAGttgctgttccttttttttttttttccttttgcaagtTTTCAGAGGCCACATTTTATTGGAAGATCGATTTCTCTGCGTAAGCTGAGGACCCTGCTGTAAGTTTTGAACAATATATTTGGAGctccaaatataaaataacttcaCTTATATTCAAATTACTTTTTTGACTGATTCATTGTAGTAAATATACGTAttacaaaatttaccattttatccATTGTTAAGTGTATGGGTCAATGACATTGAGTACATTAACAATATTGTGCAGCCATTACCCACATCAAACCAGGATACGTTATTTTCTTACTCAACTGAAACTCtttacccattaaacactaactcttCGTTCCTGTAATCTCCCAGGCCCTCGCAACCACCATTTCAATTTTCATCTCTATAAATTTTATCACCCTGAGTAACCCATGTATGTGGAATTAGGTGTATGGCTTATCATggctggcttattttacttagtataatcTGTGCATGCTTCATCCATTTTTGTAGCATGtaacagaatttcctttcttttgaagACTGAATaatactcatatatatttatgtataaatatacatatataatattaatgtatgtgtgtgtctacatttgtgttggtggacatttgtgttgcttcCGCCTTTTAGCTATTGAGAATAAATCTTCTAGGAACATGGGTATAAAAATACCTGTTGGTAGATAGACTCTGCTTTCAATCATTTTGGACATATACTCAGAAAggcaattgctggatcacatgatggTTCTATGTCTATTGTTGTAAAAAATTGcaatagcattattcataatggttacaccattttgcattcctaccagtaTTGCACACATCCTAATTTCTTCATATCCTtatcaacacttttttttttcctgtactgtttttaataatagccatcaCCTAAGAGTGAGATGTGGTAtcttactgtagttttgatttgaattttcctactaattagtgatatggaggaACCTTTCCTGTGTTTATTGGCAATTTGTATAACTTCTTCGGAGAAATGTTTAAGAGCTTCCCCCATTTTTAAACTAGTTTCTCTTGTTGTTGAGTTAtgtatttcttcatatatttttatatcaatGCATTATCTGatacatattttgcaaatattttccattcTGTGAGTTGGTTATTCATTCTACTGATAAAGTTCATCAATTCACAGTTTGTTAAAAATTTTGATAATGAccaatttatctatatttttattcctgTTGCACACATTTTTGGTGTTATATCCAAGAAAGAACAACCTAAATGCAATGTCATGAATCCCTTTCCTTATGGTTTCATCTAAAAGTTTATACTTTTAGCTCTATGTTTAGCTCTTTGATCCATTTAAGTGAATTCTTGTACACAGTGTAAGGCAATCGGCCCCATTTTGTTaattgcatgtggatatccagttttcccagcagcatttgGTGGAACAAGGTCCCCTGGGAATGGCTTTTGAGACTTTTGTCAAAAATCCTCTGACCACATaagtgaaatgtttttatttatgtttttgtatcTCTATTTTACTTGGTTGgtttatgtctgtctttatgccaatacTCCTCCGTTTTTATTATTGTAGTTTTGTAAAAAGTTTTTACTCAGGATAGTGAGCTTTTCAATTCTTTTATAAGATTCTTTCCACTATTCTAAGTACCTTGAGATTTCATGGAATTTTAGGATGTACTTTTTTATATTAATACCAAAAATCTAATCGGGATTATGACAGACATTTCGTTgcatctgtagttttcttgtggtAGTAATTCCATCTTCATATTCAGTTTTCCAACATTCTTTGCcttctttgttaaatttattccttgggattttattctttttcatgatactgtaaatgtaatcatttaaaaatacttcttagtattatatattattagtGCATAGAAATAAAACTTACTTTATGTCCTACGACTGTGCTGTATTTGTTAATTAGCTCTCACAGATTTTTGGTGGACTCTTAACAATTTTATGTTGTTTGTTAACTAAGATAATTTTACTTCCAGTAGTGCGTAAATTAGAATTGccaaagtgggcatccttgctttttctcctcttaaaggaaaaatttttcagtctttcaccgtTGAGTATAATGTTATTTGTGAGTTTGATTTTTAACTGTACCATCAGTTTGACATCACTTAAATATCTTTTTCAAGTGAAGCAAGCGTATGATCTCAATAGCTTACAGGATGAAAGAATGGTTTCATAACCCAGTCCTCTTGATCCCCAaggcaaatattttatattattttaacacTTTGTACCCTCtatttatccatattttttagcaatattcttattttctaatgcttaaatgaataaatttcaaaCATCTCTTGACTCTACTGCGGCCACTGTGTATGAAGACTTTCTCCCTCCgcatctccccacctccaactatctttctccctctccatcctTTCACAACATGGATACGTCCCACTTTGTGTCTGGGGTGGCAAGGTTGGCAGTGTTGTTCCAGGAtgtatttgtaaaatacaaaaatataaattagtgTAAAACATGAGGATATTTTAGTATTTCTACCCAAATAGTCCTTCTCATTATTAGTATTTTCTCTGTCAGGACACTTTTAggacaatatatttatttatatttattgagaattgtctgaaaatattttcaaaaggcaTTTGGAATTTTCAAGGAACTATTGACAATAAAAGTTTTCACTTAGTTTTCAGTATTCTGTTCATACTGTTTGCATATGGCGGCTCATAAACACaagttctgaaaaaaaagttttttggatGCTATTAATGCCATTATTATTTTGCTACATGCATTTCTAGGAATGAAAATAAGCATGCATTTGTTCCCTTACATCAATTATCTAATTCTCCTATCCTTTCAAATTGACAATCTTTTTTCGTGTTTTTGTtgatgttcttttattttaatttgggtgtatatatgtatattttttcattttgtctatgAAACTttcacttattattattatttttttaatttgcaagcaACTTTGTTACCTGACACtttcttttacatatattatgatgtttactttgtgaaataaTACTGTCTCATACATATTTGAAGattcaagtctttttttaaaaatgtattcttttctacattttcccaATCATTTTACCTCATTGTACATTCATTTATGAATGTGtacttgtgtttgtgtgtatgtgtacatgtatgcAACTTCCTCTTCCATGTTACAGATTTGCTTAAAAGTATGGTAACATGGGGGTCTAAAAGAATATTTGCAACTAAAACACGGTATAATCTGTAGGGTTTGTCTGTTTACAATGTCTCTGGAGAATTTCTCCTCCCATTTCCACGAAGAAGACTCCGAGGAGGCCATTTTGTTTTTTCCGTGTAAGTGACTGATCATTCCTCTAACCAGATTCCTTCCTCAAAGGGTCCTGAAATATTTCATCTCTTCTTGTGCTTTATGCTCTCCTGTTCTCTTTTAATTTAtgatatatctattttttttatcatcaagATAATTGGGATTTAACAGggagatattttatatatgtgcttAAATTTACACACTAATCTAAAATTGGAAAGAGTTTTAagtacaagaaaataaaaggtaaaaattaaatgagtaagacaaagaaaataaaaggtaaaaattaaatgggtatgacaaagaaaataaaatgtaaaaatgaaatgagtaagacaaagaaaataaaacataaaaattaaatgagtaagACAAAGTGCCATGAAGCAATGCTTAACACTTAAGTGTTACGGAGAGACATGAAACACATGCTGTCCAGGAGAGCTTGAGTAGATTTATGAAATCCACAAGGAATGTGATGCATAGATATGCAGGCACAGATTCTACATGAACTACAGCATTCAGAAACCCCTCTCTTCTGAGGATGCAGAAGACATTGACTTTGTTTAATTGCTACATGACAATAAAGATTCATTCCAGATTTCACAACAGATTATTTAAGAACTGtagcattttaaataatacacaGTCTGACTAAAATAATAACTTGAAATAGTTTATTGTTTTAGATCTAACTCACTTTTGTGTCTACCTTTAGGATAAATAGTAATATCAGTGCTCTATGGAAAGTTATAATCAAACATCAACTGATTTCATCTTGCTGGGGTTATTCCCTCCTTCAGGAATTggcctgtttctttttattctcattgCTCTCATTTTCCTAGTGGCATTATTTGGCAACCTCTCCATGATCCTTCTCATCTGTCTGGACACCCatctccacacccccatgtattTCCTACTTAGTCAGCTCTCCTTCATTGACCTGAACTACATCTCCACCATTGTCCCCAAAATGGTCTCCAATTATCTGTTTGGAAACAAAGCTATCTCCTTCATTGTGTGTGGGGTTCAGAGCTTCTTCTTCTTGACTCTAGGAGGTGCAGAAACACTGCTTTTGACATCTATGGCTTATGATCGTTATGTGGCCATTTGCTTCCCTCTGCACTATCCCAACAGGATCAgcagaagagtgtgtgtgttgaTGATAACAGGATCTTGGATAATGGGCTCTATCAACTCCTGTGCCCACACCACATATGCCCTCCACATCCCTTACTGCAGGTGCAGGGCCATCAATCATTTCTTCTGTGATGTCCCAGCCATGCTGACTCTGGCCTGCATGGACACGTGGGTCTATGAGTACACCGTGTTTGTGAGCACCACCCTATTCCTCGTGCTGCCTTTCGTCATTATTGCATGTTCCTATGGCCATGTTCTCCTTGCTGTCTACCTCATGCGCTcagcagaagggaggaagagggccTATTCAACCTGCAGCGCCCACCTCACTGTGGTGACTTTCTACTATGTGCCCTTTGCTTACACTTATCTGCGCCCAAGATCCCTTCGATCTCCAGCAGAGGACAAAGCTCTGGCTGTCTTCTACACCGTCCTGACCCCAATGCTCAACCCTATTATCTATAGCCCGAGAAACAAGGAGGTGATGGGGGCCTTGAGAAGAGTGATTCAGAGAATTTGCTCTGTGAATATGTAGACAAAATTTTTGGCATGAGTACTTAGGTCTTGGGTATAAATCCATTTGTCA
This window of the Camelus dromedarius isolate mCamDro1 chromosome 3, mCamDro1.pat, whole genome shotgun sequence genome carries:
- the LOC105093523 gene encoding olfactory receptor 2L3; the protein is MESYNQTSTDFILLGLFPPSGIGLFLFILIALIFLVALFGNLSMILLICLDTHLHTPMYFLLSQLSFIDLNYISTIVPKMVSNYLFGNKAISFIVCGVQSFFFLTLGGAETLLLTSMAYDRYVAICFPLHYPNRISRRVCVLMITGSWIMGSINSCAHTTYALHIPYCRCRAINHFFCDVPAMLTLACMDTWVYEYTVFVSTTLFLVLPFVIIACSYGHVLLAVYLMRSAEGRKRAYSTCSAHLTVVTFYYVPFAYTYLRPRSLRSPAEDKALAVFYTVLTPMLNPIIYSPRNKEVMGALRRVIQRICSVNM